Below is a genomic region from Chthoniobacterales bacterium.
TCCGATGCTGGCCACTGGCAACAGCGCCGTCTCGGCAATCGACCAGCTCAAGAAGGCGGGCGCGAAGCGGCTGCGCCTCGTGTGCGTGGTCGGATGCCCCCAGGGCGTCGAGCGCATGCTCTCCGCGCATCCCGACGTGCCAATCTATCTCGCCGCGATCGATGACGGACTCAACGAGCGCGGCTACATCGTGCCGGGCCTCGGCGACGCCGGCGACCGCTATTACGGCACGTAGGCCGATTACATCGGCGGCGCAAGAATGCGCACCTTGGGATCGGCCTGCCGGGCGGAGCTGAAGATCAGGGGCGGATTCGTCGAACGCACCTCGTAACCCGTCAGCACGAATTCCGGATAGATCGTGTCGCTGGCCGGCTCATACACCCGGTCGCCCGAGAAATAGCCGCGCAGGGTGTATTCGAAATTATTGTCCGCGCCGAGGCGGCCCTGCTGGCGATCCGGCGCGAGCGTCTTCTGCTCGTTCATCATCACGAGCTTCGCCGTGCTCCAGGGTTTGCCCGGTTCGCGCACCCAGCCCCACATCTTGTAGTCCACCTTGTAGAAGCGGCGGCCGATGAAATAGTCGCCCGGCGTCTCCGCCCGGATGGCGGCATTCATCGCCTCGCGACGCGCGGCCTGCTCGGACTGCATCGTTTCGCAGCCGGGCAGCACCACGGCAAGGAGGACGGCGACAACGACGACGGAAATACGACGGAAGGCTTTCATGAAATCGGGCAATGCAACGGCTTCGTCAGGCAACCTCAACGCTTGCGCATGAGCCAGTAAATTTCGCCGGGCCACCACGGGAACGCTCCCCCCCAGCGGAGGTTGAATCGCATCCACGCCGCGGAATTTTCCAGCGAGCTGCCCTTGCTGCGCATGAGAAACGCGCCGCTGACGAATTCCGTCGTGCAGCCGGCCGCCTCGCCCATCTTGCGGACGCGCTCGGGCGAAAACACGCTCACGTGGCCCATCGGGCCGGCGGTCTTCCGGACGGAGGCCTGCCGCGTCGCGACGAGGAAGTCCGGAAGCACCGGGAATCCTCCGATGAGGACGCCGCCCGGGCGGATGCGCCTGGCAATCTTCGCGAGCACCGCCTCCGGCTCGAACAAATGCTCGAGCACGTGCAGGAGCACCGCGGCATCGTAATCACGCGGCAGGTCGAAGGCGGGATCCTCGAGATTCGCCTCGAAGAAGTCGTCGTAGCCGGCCTTGCGGAGTTTCTCCGTGAGCATCACCGCGTCCACGGCGGTCCAGGTGCCCAGGGCCGGCACCACCGGCGCGGACCGGACAAATTCCAGGAACTGGCCGGTGTGCACGCCGATCTCGGCGACATCCAGCGGGCGGCCGGCGCGCCCGGCTTCCACGCGCAGCAGATGGTAGCCGAACCAGTAGCGAAGCAGGCGGATCGGGTAGCGAACGGACTTCGCCTCCTTCGGCATTCCGAAGCGCTTCGTGCGCACCACGGGATTGTCGGCGAGAAAATCGATGTCCCAGTCGAGGGGCTGATAGGCTTTCAAGGGCAGGCATCCTGCGAAGCTGCTCGCAGGCGGTCAAGTTTCGCCTCACATGCGATTCCCCTGCATGGATCACATCTACAAAAAAATCGAATTGGTCGGCAGTTCTTCCGAGGGCATCGAGAAGGCCGTCGAAAATGCCCTCGCCCGCGCGGCGACCTCGATCCGCAACCTGCGCTGGTTCGAGATCGTCGAGACCCGCGGCCACATCGAGGATGGCCGGATCGCGCACTGGCAGGTGACGATCAAAGCCGGCTTCACGCTCGACGCGTGCGACGCGTGATCGCTCAGGCCGCCTTGCCGCCGGTCGGTCGACCTTCGTCCGCGTCGATGTAGTCGAACATCACGACAATGTCGTCGCGGTCGGAGAAGCCGCTCTCCGCCTTGCGCTCGATGAGCTTCGCCACGACCTCGTCGTTCCAGCCGCGCTTGCGCATGAAATCGCTCCAGACCTCGACCTGCTCCTCCGTCGGGCGAAAGCCCTGCGAGAAACACCACTCGAGCACGGCGGCATCGTCGAGCCCCTCGCGCACGCGGGCGACGACATCGGCGTAGTCGACCTGCAGAAATTTGCAGCATCGATCGTCGAAGCTGATGCCCAGATTGGGACGCAGATCCTCGCGGAGTTCCCCGGCATCATTCAGCCGGATTTTTTCGAGCATGCGCCGAAAATAGACGATGCCTTCGATGCGGGCGTAGGGCGAACAGGGAACCTTCATGGCTGGGCAGTATCCGGCGCGGCGGGCTTTTTTTCAAATAACGAACTGAGGATGAATATGACCGCTGCCACGCAGATGCAGGAGTCGGCGATGTTGAAGGCCGGCCACGGACTGGCGAATGGCACGTGGAGGTCGAAGAGCAGGAAATCGACGACGTAGCCGTGCAGCAGACGGTCGGTGAGATTCCCGAGGATGCCAGCCGCGAGCAGCGCCGCACCGAGGGCCATCCACCGGTCGCTGAACGCGCCGCGCCGGGCAAAAATGGCCAGCGCGATCAGGGCGACGCTCGAGAGCCCGATGAAGAACGCGTTGTTGTTCGAGAGCAGGCTGAACGCCGCGCCGGTATTGTGCCACTGGACGAGCGTGAAGAAATCCGGAATCACCGGCCGCGGGTGGTCCGGGCTGATGAA
It encodes:
- a CDS encoding class I SAM-dependent methyltransferase, encoding MKAYQPLDWDIDFLADNPVVRTKRFGMPKEAKSVRYPIRLLRYWFGYHLLRVEAGRAGRPLDVAEIGVHTGQFLEFVRSAPVVPALGTWTAVDAVMLTEKLRKAGYDDFFEANLEDPAFDLPRDYDAAVLLHVLEHLFEPEAVLAKIARRIRPGGVLIGGFPVLPDFLVATRQASVRKTAGPMGHVSVFSPERVRKMGEAAGCTTEFVSGAFLMRSKGSSLENSAAWMRFNLRWGGAFPWWPGEIYWLMRKR
- a CDS encoding dodecin gives rise to the protein MRFPCMDHIYKKIELVGSSSEGIEKAVENALARAATSIRNLRWFEIVETRGHIEDGRIAHWQVTIKAGFTLDACDA
- a CDS encoding DUF5069 domain-containing protein: MKVPCSPYARIEGIVYFRRMLEKIRLNDAGELREDLRPNLGISFDDRCCKFLQVDYADVVARVREGLDDAAVLEWCFSQGFRPTEEQVEVWSDFMRKRGWNDEVVAKLIERKAESGFSDRDDIVVMFDYIDADEGRPTGGKAA
- the lspA gene encoding signal peptidase II, which gives rise to MIRLLLGVTLPLYLLDQLTKALVLHFISPDHPRPVIPDFFTLVQWHNTGAAFSLLSNNNAFFIGLSSVALIALAIFARRGAFSDRWMALGAALLAAGILGNLTDRLLHGYVVDFLLFDLHVPFASPWPAFNIADSCICVAAVIFILSSLFEKKPAAPDTAQP